A DNA window from Falco naumanni isolate bFalNau1 chromosome Z, bFalNau1.pat, whole genome shotgun sequence contains the following coding sequences:
- the TICAM2 gene encoding LOW QUALITY PROTEIN: TIR domain-containing adapter molecule 2 (The sequence of the model RefSeq protein was modified relative to this genomic sequence to represent the inferred CDS: inserted 2 bases in 1 codon; deleted 1 base in 1 codon; substituted 3 bases at 3 genomic stop codons) has product MTGKHEAVADSCHMCDMSPERADAGLTLCTKEGKAVCQAKTWSVVLRAYNDADEAIQIQNLLQNRFYLKSGIIFTAMPXTEHVLENLSDAVNGSAXTIMLLTXNFWNVSWYAFQSFTSLVSALNNTNYNSVLPVRALNNPLSQDKTFGFVLKAANALXEDSPGFEKQVVEIFHQSTYRQQ; this is encoded by the exons ATGACAGGAAAGCACGAAGCAGTGGCAGACTCCTGCCACATGTGCGATATGAGCCCGGAACGGGCTGACGCTGGCTTAACTTTGTGTACAAAAGAGGGAAAGGCCGTGTGCCAGGCCAAGACCTG GTCTGTGGTTCTGCGTGCTTACAATGATGCAGATGAAGCCATCCAGATCCAGAACCTGCTGCAGAATAGATTTTATCTTAAATCTGGAATAATCTTTACAGCAATGCCTTGAACTGAACATGTATTGGAAAACTTAAGTGACGCTGTGAATGGTTCAGCATAGACTATAATGCTGTTGAC GAATTTTTGGAATGTATCTTGGTATGCGTTTCAGTCTTTCACCTCCCTTGTCAGTGCTCTTAACAACACAAATTACAACTCTGTGTTACCTGTGAGGGCACTGAATAACCCACTTTCCCAGGATaaaact tttggttttgttttgaaggctGCTAATGCCCTGTAAGAAGATAGTCCTGGCTTTGAAAAACAAGTGGTGGAAATTTTCCACCAGTCTACATACAGGCAACAGTGA